TTCCGGGGTCTCCCCTGTCCCTTCCTCCCATAGGAGTCTTCGCGCCTTCCACTACGATCAACTGGGATTTTCTTTAACACTATTTATTATCCTACTATTATGTTGCGCTTCTTAGTCCTCTTGAAATCAATGTTAACAAGAATACGAAGATAGCGGCACCGATAATTGCTGGGATGATGGCAAAGTCAGCAATGACAGGTCCTACAGAACCGAATAATCCGTGACCAATCCAAGCTCCCACTAAGCCTGCAAGCATAGCTCCTAAGATTCCCCCAGGCATACCACCCGGTGCGATGGCACTTCCGATCATTCCAATAACGATTGCTATAATAAGAGTAATTAATAATCCTAACATAATGTTTTCCTCCTCTAACTTTTATTAGTTCAACT
This window of the Sutcliffiella horikoshii genome carries:
- a CDS encoding GlsB/YeaQ/YmgE family stress response membrane protein; the protein is MLGLLITLIIAIVIGMIGSAIAPGGMPGGILGAMLAGLVGAWIGHGLFGSVGPVIADFAIIPAIIGAAIFVFLLTLISRGLRSAT